A genome region from Acinetobacter lwoffii includes the following:
- the leuE gene encoding leucine efflux protein LeuE: MFGITDLTTFIIGTTLIVLLPGPNSLYVMSIASRFGIKTGYMGALGVYTGDLILIICTALGAASLLHAFPVLFIALKIIGAIYLSYLGIKLIIAAYQTFFPVKSAQRVQIKKTSSNTTESIQPFRTALTISILNPKAILFYLSFFVQFVDPAYPYPALTFTLLAVILQLISMTYLSILIFSGVKLASYFNQNYKVTASCVAAVGILFCGFGLKLATSTF; this comes from the coding sequence GTGTTTGGTATCACAGATCTAACGACCTTTATCATTGGAACAACGTTGATTGTGTTACTGCCTGGGCCGAACTCCCTGTATGTCATGTCAATTGCCTCCCGTTTTGGCATTAAAACAGGTTATATGGGTGCCTTGGGGGTTTATACCGGTGATCTGATCTTGATTATATGTACAGCACTGGGTGCGGCCTCGCTCCTACATGCCTTTCCGGTACTGTTTATTGCCCTGAAAATTATCGGGGCGATCTATCTCAGTTACTTGGGTATCAAACTGATCATCGCAGCCTATCAGACTTTCTTTCCGGTAAAGTCCGCACAACGCGTCCAGATTAAAAAAACATCTTCCAATACGACTGAATCAATTCAGCCCTTTCGTACCGCACTTACCATTAGCATCTTAAATCCTAAAGCAATTCTGTTTTACCTGTCATTTTTTGTTCAGTTTGTCGATCCTGCCTATCCTTATCCTGCCCTGACGTTCACGCTTCTGGCTGTGATCTTGCAATTGATCAGTATGACCTATCTTTCAATCCTGATTTTTTCTGGTGTAAAACTGGCGTCCTATTTCAACCAAAATTATAAAGTGACTGCCAGCTGTGTCGCAGCGGTCGGGATTCTATTTTGTGGTTTTGGGCTTAAACTGGCGACTTCAACTTTCTAG
- the aceI gene encoding chlorhexidine efflux PACE transporter AceI, which produces MLISKRRLIHAALYEGILLVVIAVLLSTLMHMPLEVTGMLGIAMALTSVLWNMLFNHYFEKFEARHHLKRTIKVRIAHAIGFEGGLMLATIPMVAYALHMSLAQAFLLDLALTLCILVYTFIFQWVYDHLEARLGLQPDYRKISS; this is translated from the coding sequence ATGTTAATTTCCAAAAGAAGGTTGATTCATGCCGCTTTATATGAAGGCATTTTACTGGTCGTGATCGCTGTCCTGCTAAGTACTTTGATGCATATGCCGCTTGAGGTCACAGGTATGCTAGGAATTGCCATGGCTCTGACCTCAGTACTCTGGAACATGTTGTTCAATCACTATTTTGAAAAGTTTGAAGCCAGACATCATTTGAAAAGAACCATTAAAGTGCGAATTGCTCATGCAATTGGCTTTGAAGGCGGTTTGATGCTGGCGACCATTCCGATGGTGGCTTATGCCTTACACATGAGTCTGGCTCAGGCCTTTTTGCTGGACTTAGCTCTAACCCTTTGTATTCTCGTATATACCTTTATTTTTCAGTGGGTTTATGATCATCTAGAAGCCAGACTGGGGCTACAGCCGGATTATCGGAAAATCTCATCATAA
- the tal gene encoding transaldolase, translating into MTLTALNQLKNLTIIVADSSDLSAIEKFRPLDATTNPSLITAAAKQPENQALIEAAFQQAQQEGYADDALIERTIDILTVKFGVEILKLIEGRVSTEVDASLSFNTEATIAKAKELLALYAQYGIDSDRILIKIASTWEGIQAAKALEEQGIHTNLTLLFGQHQAHACADGKVTLISPFVGRILDWYKKAEGVESYPIEKDPGVLSVKRIYEFYKAHGIQTEIMGASFRSIDQVLGLSGCDLLTVAPNLLAELENDQREVQAQLSAKDIQVQGELSPISHADFDAQLKQDPMASELLQGGIEGFIKAREQLAALLRETFLSTTEI; encoded by the coding sequence ATGACATTAACTGCATTAAACCAATTAAAAAACTTGACGATCATTGTGGCAGACAGCAGTGATTTGAGTGCCATTGAAAAATTTCGTCCGCTTGATGCAACCACCAATCCATCGCTGATTACTGCAGCAGCAAAACAACCTGAAAATCAGGCCTTGATTGAAGCTGCTTTTCAGCAAGCCCAGCAAGAAGGCTATGCAGATGACGCTCTGATTGAACGGACTATTGATATTTTAACGGTCAAATTTGGTGTAGAAATCTTAAAACTGATTGAAGGTCGTGTTTCAACGGAAGTCGATGCTTCGCTGTCCTTTAATACTGAAGCTACCATTGCCAAAGCCAAAGAGTTACTGGCACTTTATGCGCAATATGGAATTGACTCAGACCGCATTCTGATCAAGATCGCGTCTACCTGGGAAGGCATTCAGGCAGCGAAAGCACTGGAAGAACAAGGCATTCATACCAATCTGACTTTATTGTTTGGTCAGCATCAGGCCCATGCCTGTGCTGATGGCAAAGTAACATTAATCTCGCCTTTTGTCGGCCGTATTCTGGACTGGTACAAAAAAGCTGAAGGCGTTGAGTCTTACCCGATTGAAAAAGATCCGGGTGTACTTTCGGTTAAGCGTATTTATGAATTTTATAAAGCGCATGGTATTCAGACTGAAATCATGGGTGCCAGCTTCCGCAGTATTGATCAGGTACTGGGTTTAAGCGGCTGTGATCTGCTCACGGTAGCACCAAATTTATTGGCCGAACTAGAAAATGATCAACGTGAAGTGCAGGCGCAACTCTCAGCCAAAGATATTCAAGTTCAAGGTGAACTCAGTCCAATCAGCCATGCCGATTTTGATGCACAATTGAAACAGGATCCGATGGCCAGTGAATTATTGCAAGGTGGCATTGAGGGCTTCATTAAAGCCCGTGAACAACTGGCTGCTTTATTACGTGAAACTTTCCTGAGTACGACTGAAATTTAA
- a CDS encoding alpha/beta hydrolase, translating into MRFFAIHLLLIGSVILSGCQTAQNSKVIAGAFNLTTGLQQKVMDRYAPGAVIVQQNITYAPQQKLSLDLYQPQNIASIGPRPTIVWIHGGGWISGSKEHARGYFKLLAAQGYNVVSVQYQFAPQATYPSQLHQINQALEFLDTYAETYQIDAQNLYLAGDSAGANMASHYAALLTNPVFANQSGIQPHLQPAQLKGLILHCGIYDLEAFSSTAPEEMKIIEWGVFNLIQAYTGDRKHDAAFLKQISPIQYITPSYPPVFISGGNKDFLTDTQALPFVKALKEQQIPVTEIFYPESKAWLIHEYQFFMGKKESQQTFVKTLDFLHQLSP; encoded by the coding sequence TTGAGGTTTTTTGCCATTCATCTTTTGCTCATAGGTTCAGTTATTCTTTCCGGCTGTCAGACCGCACAGAACAGTAAAGTCATTGCCGGTGCTTTTAACCTGACCACAGGCTTGCAGCAAAAAGTGATGGATCGTTATGCGCCTGGTGCGGTTATCGTCCAGCAAAATATTACCTATGCGCCACAGCAGAAATTATCTCTGGATCTGTATCAGCCGCAGAATATTGCCAGTATTGGACCAAGACCGACCATTGTCTGGATTCATGGCGGCGGCTGGATTTCAGGTTCTAAAGAACATGCACGGGGTTATTTCAAGCTGCTGGCGGCACAGGGCTATAATGTGGTATCCGTGCAATATCAGTTTGCGCCACAAGCGACCTATCCAAGCCAGTTACACCAGATCAATCAGGCACTTGAATTTCTCGATACCTATGCAGAAACCTATCAAATCGATGCCCAGAACCTATATCTGGCCGGAGATTCTGCCGGGGCGAATATGGCCAGCCATTACGCCGCTCTTTTGACTAATCCTGTATTTGCCAACCAATCCGGTATTCAGCCTCATCTGCAACCTGCGCAGCTTAAAGGTTTAATCTTGCATTGTGGAATTTATGACTTAGAAGCATTTTCCAGCACAGCACCTGAGGAAATGAAAATTATCGAATGGGGTGTCTTTAACCTGATTCAGGCTTATACCGGCGATCGTAAACATGATGCCGCGTTTTTAAAGCAGATTTCTCCGATTCAGTATATTACGCCGTCTTATCCGCCAGTGTTCATCAGTGGCGGGAACAAGGATTTTCTGACCGATACTCAGGCGCTACCATTTGTAAAAGCTTTGAAGGAACAGCAGATTCCTGTGACTGAAATATTTTATCCAGAGTCTAAGGCCTGGCTTATTCATGAATATCAGTTTTTTATGGGCAAAAAGGAAAGTCAGCAAACTTTTGTCAAAACCCTGGATTTTTTACATCAGCTTTCCCCGTGA
- a CDS encoding universal stress protein, whose product MNNYDHLLVALDESSISYAAADHALELAKVFHSHVTLLSVIAVDPFKGVDFYKVAPAVTDYFMHAEQNALDRLNELKLNFVGDGIQVTTKILHGMAPSEGIMQAANESPTDMIIMGSHGRKGLQKLMLGSVAQNVLALSSIPVLIVRE is encoded by the coding sequence ATGAATAACTATGATCATCTTCTCGTAGCACTCGATGAGTCCTCGATTTCCTATGCTGCCGCAGATCATGCCCTGGAACTGGCCAAAGTATTTCATAGCCATGTCACTTTACTCAGCGTGATTGCGGTGGATCCTTTTAAGGGCGTAGATTTTTACAAAGTTGCTCCAGCAGTCACAGACTACTTTATGCATGCAGAACAAAATGCACTGGATCGTTTAAATGAACTGAAACTGAACTTTGTTGGTGATGGTATACAGGTAACGACAAAAATCCTGCATGGCATGGCACCGTCAGAAGGCATTATGCAGGCTGCAAATGAATCCCCGACCGATATGATCATTATGGGTTCACATGGTCGTAAAGGTCTGCAGAAACTCATGCTGGGCAGTGTCGCTCAGAATGTTCTGGCACTTTCCTCTATTCCGGTACTTATCGTCAGAGAATAA
- a CDS encoding universal stress protein: MAYQHILVPVDGSEISFSAVRHAAKIAKAFGSQLSLISLIAEDPFTEADFYYSSSIMKEYFIEAHANAKKALKEATAIAAGEGIEAQSRIVTGLVNAEHIAETAGEVKADLIVMGSHGRKGFQKMILGSFAQDVLGASEIPVLIVKK, encoded by the coding sequence ATGGCCTATCAACATATTTTAGTCCCAGTGGACGGTTCAGAAATTTCCTTTTCTGCAGTACGACATGCTGCCAAAATTGCCAAGGCATTCGGTAGTCAGCTTTCCCTGATCAGCCTGATCGCAGAAGATCCTTTTACCGAGGCTGATTTTTATTACAGCTCCTCTATCATGAAGGAATATTTTATCGAGGCACATGCTAATGCCAAAAAGGCCCTGAAAGAAGCCACTGCCATCGCAGCCGGTGAAGGTATTGAAGCGCAATCCCGCATTGTCACAGGTTTAGTCAATGCAGAGCATATTGCTGAAACCGCGGGTGAAGTGAAAGCCGACCTGATCGTCATGGGTTCTCATGGCCGTAAAGGCTTCCAGAAAATGATTCTGGGCAGCTTTGCACAGGATGTTTTGGGTGCGAGTGAAATTCCCGTACTGATCGTGAAAAAATAA
- a CDS encoding HTH-type transcriptional regulator AceR — MNVNQEQLLMFKTVMETGSFSAAARQLGKVPSAVSMAIANLEIDLNLELFQRIGREPKPTAQAQVLYEKTQQLLVEMNQWKQHAQALSSGLESELNIVVVSELLHTRWTDYIVLLEQEFPALQVNVFSAPQEDAHRMLFEGSAQLALMFEREQLETREQFVELKREVLVAVVAKQHPLSQFDQVSYEQILQNRQIVVASRDRTIKPELLFSRNYWRTDNHHSACSMIQQGLGWGVLPLEMLNEQPHLKDQLQVLNLLDFTPKFEYFVDLVWSRETRLGTAAHFLINHLRKQRKTGH; from the coding sequence ATGAATGTTAATCAAGAACAGCTACTGATGTTTAAAACTGTGATGGAAACCGGTTCTTTCTCTGCGGCTGCCCGTCAACTAGGTAAAGTACCTTCCGCAGTCAGCATGGCCATTGCCAATCTGGAAATTGACCTGAATCTAGAACTGTTTCAGCGTATAGGTCGTGAACCAAAACCGACCGCACAGGCGCAGGTATTGTATGAAAAAACCCAGCAACTTCTGGTCGAAATGAATCAGTGGAAACAGCATGCTCAAGCCCTAAGTTCAGGCCTAGAATCTGAACTGAATATTGTGGTGGTCTCAGAATTGCTGCATACGCGCTGGACCGATTATATTGTGTTGCTAGAACAGGAATTTCCTGCACTGCAAGTCAATGTATTCAGTGCACCTCAGGAAGATGCACATCGTATGCTGTTTGAAGGTTCAGCGCAGCTAGCCTTGATGTTTGAACGCGAACAACTGGAAACACGGGAACAGTTTGTGGAATTGAAACGTGAGGTACTGGTGGCTGTAGTCGCCAAACAGCATCCCCTAAGTCAGTTCGATCAAGTCAGTTATGAACAGATTTTGCAAAATAGGCAGATTGTGGTGGCCAGTCGGGATCGCACCATCAAGCCGGAACTACTCTTTTCACGAAATTACTGGCGCACCGATAACCATCACTCGGCTTGCAGCATGATTCAGCAAGGACTGGGCTGGGGGGTTCTGCCACTCGAAATGCTGAATGAGCAGCCACATTTGAAAGATCAGTTACAGGTTCTCAATCTGCTCGATTTCACCCCAAAGTTTGAATATTTTGTTGATCTGGTCTGGAGCAGAGAAACCCGATTAGGCACAGCTGCTCATTTTTTGATTAATCACTTGCGCAAACAACGTAAAACCGGGCATTAA
- a CDS encoding benzoate/H(+) symporter BenE family transporter: protein MPKLLQDLSFPAIMAGFITCMIGISVSAVLVIEAAQSLGANQAQISSWLWALGIGIGVSGFLLSWKYRYPISTAWSTAGLALVIASAGHYSLGEAIGAFLISGVLIACLGFFGIFERIFQFIPQSLTSAMLAGVLLKFGISVFGSLQQSWEFVLCVLAIYLVSKKLSTRYSIVITVLMAIALCPFFINFTIPQLNWNIAQPVWITPEFSLQAVLGLALPLMVINLASQYLPGLAVIKSYGYPPKVNTILGWTGITQTMLAPFGCFSVNLAAISAAVSLDAQAHPDPAKRYIAGMSCGLFYILMGFFAATLTSLLMAFPGILITVLAGIALFGTIGHNIALAFQDSHDREAALMTFLFSASNIQFFGIGSAFWGLLLGLMVYLLFKLKPQVA from the coding sequence ATGCCAAAACTTTTACAAGATCTCTCCTTTCCTGCCATCATGGCCGGTTTTATTACCTGCATGATTGGTATTAGTGTTTCCGCCGTACTGGTCATTGAAGCCGCTCAAAGCCTAGGTGCTAATCAGGCACAAATTAGCTCCTGGTTATGGGCACTGGGTATAGGTATTGGAGTTTCTGGATTTTTGCTTTCCTGGAAATATCGCTATCCAATTTCGACTGCCTGGTCGACTGCCGGTCTGGCGCTGGTCATTGCTTCTGCCGGTCATTATAGTCTGGGTGAAGCAATCGGGGCTTTTCTGATTTCTGGAGTTCTTATTGCCTGTCTGGGATTTTTTGGAATTTTCGAGCGAATTTTCCAGTTTATTCCACAAAGTTTGACCAGTGCTATGCTGGCAGGCGTGCTATTAAAATTTGGCATCTCGGTCTTTGGTAGTCTTCAACAGTCATGGGAATTTGTGCTTTGTGTACTGGCGATTTATCTGGTTTCTAAAAAACTGAGTACGCGTTATAGCATCGTGATTACCGTCTTGATGGCTATTGCCCTCTGTCCGTTCTTTATTAATTTTACTATTCCACAGCTGAACTGGAACATTGCCCAGCCGGTATGGATTACACCTGAATTTAGCCTGCAGGCTGTTTTAGGATTAGCCTTGCCTTTGATGGTGATTAATCTGGCATCGCAATACTTGCCCGGCTTGGCCGTGATTAAAAGTTATGGTTATCCGCCGAAAGTAAATACTATTCTAGGCTGGACGGGTATTACACAGACGATGTTGGCGCCATTTGGCTGTTTTAGTGTCAATCTTGCCGCAATCAGTGCGGCGGTCAGTCTGGATGCTCAAGCGCATCCTGATCCGGCCAAACGTTATATTGCCGGTATGAGCTGCGGCCTGTTTTATATCCTGATGGGTTTTTTTGCTGCGACCTTGACCAGTCTATTGATGGCTTTTCCGGGGATTCTGATTACAGTATTGGCAGGCATTGCCCTGTTTGGCACCATTGGCCACAATATCGCGCTGGCTTTTCAGGACAGTCATGACCGTGAAGCAGCACTGATGACATTCCTGTTTAGCGCATCTAATATCCAGTTTTTTGGTATTGGCTCCGCTTTTTGGGGACTGCTACTTGGTTTGATGGTTTATTTGCTGTTTAAGCTTAAACCGCAAGTGGCATAA
- the pepN gene encoding aminopeptidase N, with protein MNIAANPVIEADQTIYLKDYQKPSFIVDSIDLNIQVYSDHSLVSSKLEMQRQTAGDLVLLGRDLELQSIKLNGQTLNASDYHLDAEQLVIANAPDQVLLEIVVKIHPESNTMLEGLYQASSDLFVTQNEPEGFRKITFYPDRPDVLSVFTTRVEADKKYPVLLANGNLLETGEVDANRHYAIWQDPTKKPSYLFACVIGDLAVMKDSYVTSEGRNVALEIYAEEKDIPKCKIAMEALKHSMRWDEEHYGLPYDLDNYMIVATSAFNMGAMENKGLNIFNTSCVLADEEYTTDAAIMRVQSVIAHEYFHNWTGNRITCRDWFQLCLKEGLTVFRDQSFSEDLQSAAVQRIDDVAVLKAHQFPEDSGPLSHPPRPDHFVEINNFYTATVYEKGAEINRMMATLLGKEKFRQGTDEYFRRHDGQAVTVEDWVAALTAGSGVDLSNFLTWYNQPGTPKLQAKAEYDVETQIYRLSFKQSLKTHAKYPNLKAVPIPVALALFDAETGEQLTLNSEALFENGVKDGVYLFDQDEATIEFSGVTAKPVVSLLRNFSAPVNLDFDYSEKELAFLLQYETNGFNQWQATQTLLERILLDDQPAEIYIEAMLNTLPDVIEKDPLLASRLFDVPSEGYLGSRIDQDYNPVMIQEKREALLHTLARAFGETAKETYLNLDPDLQSEFSQAMGVRALRNIMLTMMARQGDAFAFDLAYEQYHTGNMSERLGALKVLVWNDAPQAEEALADFYSRFEDEALSLDQWFMVQAAHPKATDATIAYLTQHPDYDLAVPNRIRAVSGGLNANPVNTWSFGVQHFIGLAKYLDEKNPIVGSRLLQVLSRWYTLAEPQRSEVKAQLETLKPLVKSKNVSETLNSMLSV; from the coding sequence ATGAATATTGCGGCAAACCCGGTGATCGAAGCGGATCAAACCATTTATTTAAAAGACTATCAAAAACCTTCCTTTATTGTTGATTCCATCGACCTGAATATTCAAGTCTATAGTGACCACAGTCTGGTCAGCAGCAAGCTGGAGATGCAGCGCCAAACTGCTGGCGATCTGGTTCTGCTTGGCCGCGATCTAGAGCTGCAATCGATTAAGTTAAATGGTCAAACCCTGAATGCCAGTGACTACCACTTGGATGCTGAACAGCTGGTCATTGCCAATGCACCTGATCAAGTGTTGCTTGAAATTGTGGTTAAAATCCACCCTGAAAGTAATACGATGCTGGAAGGTTTATATCAGGCCAGTTCAGATCTGTTTGTGACCCAAAATGAACCAGAAGGGTTCCGTAAAATTACTTTCTATCCAGACCGTCCTGATGTGTTGTCGGTCTTTACGACGCGTGTCGAAGCAGATAAGAAATATCCGGTTTTGCTTGCAAATGGTAACCTGCTGGAAACAGGTGAAGTCGATGCCAATCGTCATTATGCCATCTGGCAGGATCCGACCAAGAAACCGAGCTATTTGTTCGCCTGTGTCATTGGTGATTTGGCAGTGATGAAAGATTCTTATGTCACATCGGAAGGCCGCAATGTAGCTCTGGAAATCTATGCAGAAGAAAAAGATATTCCAAAATGCAAGATCGCCATGGAAGCGCTCAAACATTCCATGCGCTGGGATGAGGAGCATTATGGTCTGCCTTATGATCTGGATAACTACATGATCGTGGCGACCAGTGCATTCAACATGGGTGCCATGGAAAATAAAGGTCTGAATATCTTCAATACTTCATGTGTGCTGGCCGATGAAGAGTACACCACTGATGCTGCTATCATGCGAGTGCAGTCAGTCATTGCGCATGAATATTTCCATAACTGGACTGGTAACCGGATTACCTGTCGTGACTGGTTCCAGTTGTGTCTGAAAGAAGGCTTGACCGTATTCCGTGATCAGTCTTTCTCGGAAGATTTACAGTCGGCTGCAGTACAGCGTATTGATGATGTGGCAGTTCTGAAAGCACATCAGTTCCCGGAAGATTCAGGCCCATTGTCACATCCACCGCGTCCGGATCATTTTGTAGAAATTAACAACTTCTATACCGCCACCGTTTATGAAAAAGGTGCGGAAATTAACCGCATGATGGCGACCTTGCTTGGCAAGGAAAAATTCCGTCAGGGAACCGATGAATATTTCCGCCGTCATGATGGTCAGGCGGTAACGGTTGAGGATTGGGTGGCTGCACTAACAGCAGGTTCAGGTGTGGATCTTTCAAATTTCCTGACCTGGTATAACCAGCCGGGTACGCCTAAACTTCAAGCAAAAGCTGAATATGATGTAGAGACCCAAATCTATCGCCTCAGCTTTAAGCAAAGCCTGAAAACCCATGCTAAATATCCAAATCTGAAAGCAGTACCCATTCCAGTCGCTTTGGCATTGTTTGATGCTGAAACCGGTGAGCAGCTAACGCTGAACTCTGAGGCACTCTTTGAAAATGGCGTCAAAGATGGCGTGTATCTGTTTGATCAGGATGAAGCCACGATTGAATTTAGCGGTGTGACAGCAAAACCGGTGGTGTCCTTGCTGCGTAATTTCTCTGCACCAGTGAATCTGGACTTTGACTATTCAGAAAAAGAACTGGCTTTCCTGTTGCAATACGAGACCAATGGTTTTAACCAGTGGCAAGCAACTCAGACCTTACTCGAGCGTATCTTGCTGGATGACCAGCCTGCAGAAATTTATATCGAGGCTATGCTCAATACCTTGCCGGATGTGATTGAGAAAGATCCGCTGTTGGCATCACGTCTGTTTGATGTACCGTCGGAAGGTTATTTAGGTAGCCGTATTGATCAGGATTATAATCCGGTTATGATTCAGGAAAAGCGTGAGGCTTTGCTGCATACCTTGGCACGTGCTTTTGGAGAAACAGCGAAAGAAACTTATCTTAATCTGGATCCTGATCTGCAATCTGAATTCTCACAAGCGATGGGTGTGCGTGCTTTAAGAAATATTATGCTGACGATGATGGCTCGTCAGGGAGATGCATTTGCCTTTGATTTAGCCTATGAGCAATATCACACGGGGAATATGTCTGAACGTTTGGGTGCGCTGAAAGTCTTGGTCTGGAATGATGCACCACAAGCAGAAGAAGCTTTGGCAGATTTCTATAGCCGCTTTGAAGATGAAGCCTTGTCTTTAGACCAATGGTTTATGGTTCAGGCAGCACATCCAAAAGCAACGGATGCAACGATTGCGTATCTGACCCAGCATCCGGATTATGATCTGGCTGTGCCTAACCGTATCCGTGCAGTGAGCGGGGGGCTGAATGCTAATCCGGTCAATACCTGGAGCTTTGGCGTGCAGCATTTTATTGGACTGGCAAAATATCTGGACGAGAAAAATCCGATTGTAGGCTCACGTTTGCTACAGGTATTGTCACGCTGGTATACCTTGGCAGAACCGCAACGCAGTGAAGTGAAAGCACAGCTTGAAACCTTAAAGCCACTGGTTAAATCTAAAAATGTGTCTGAGACACTCAATAGTATGCTCAGCGTATAA
- a CDS encoding SMR family transporter, whose product MNPVSWAYLLLALAIIAEVTGSTFLVKSEGFTRLWPSLAVVILFCIAFYLLSQVIKVIPLGIAYAIWAGVGIVLTAIVGYVIFKQALDLPAFIGIALIISGVVVINLFSQTAGH is encoded by the coding sequence ATGAATCCTGTGTCATGGGCATATTTGTTGTTGGCGTTGGCTATTATTGCCGAAGTGACTGGATCAACATTTTTGGTGAAATCAGAAGGCTTTACCCGATTATGGCCATCTCTGGCAGTAGTCATTTTATTCTGTATTGCGTTTTATTTGCTGTCTCAGGTCATTAAAGTAATTCCTTTAGGCATTGCCTATGCGATCTGGGCGGGAGTAGGCATTGTTCTTACGGCAATCGTAGGCTATGTAATCTTCAAGCAGGCGCTTGATCTACCAGCTTTTATCGGGATTGCACTGATCATTTCCGGTGTGGTGGTGATTAACCTGTTTTCCCAGACTGCAGGACATTAA